DNA from Planctomycetaceae bacterium:
TTTTCGGCAGTCTCAAGCGATGCAAGGAACGGGAATTTCTTTTTGTGTCTTGCTTTAATTTTGTCAAACACAACGTTTCTTGTATCTCTGTATGCCGGAATTATCTGGAACGTGTCGGTAACAAGCTCATTGGTCGGATAGAACGGCACATCGATGTTCGTATTGTTTGTCATCGTTAGAATCACATACCAGAACCTTTGCGGTTTTCTTTCGCCGGGGATTTTTACGGTAATCTGCTGCGGCTGATTGTAAACGACGTTCAGCGTCCACTGGTTTGCGCCGGGTACGATTGCCGGTGCAGGTGCGCAAAAGCCGGTTAATGATGTGAAAAGTATGATTGCCGCTATGCTGAAAAATAATTTATGTTTCATTTTATTGCCTTTAGATAATCAACAAAACTCTATTTTAGCCTAAATAGCCTATTTTTTCAATGCTTTTCTATGACAAAATCCGGCCAATTCGCATTTTGGACAGTAATTGTTCTGTTTGCCCGTGCAATTTTCAAGGATTCCGATTCTGCACAGTGCAAAATCGTATTTTACGGGGTCGTCAGGTGAGATTTCAGCGAATTTTCCGGTTATTTCAATCGCGGTCTTGAGATTGTACGTCTTTTTATTGTGCAGACCAACGATTTTGCTCAAACGACCCATGTGGACATCGACGGGTACGACTAATTTGGATTTATCGATTTTTTTCCACAGGCCTACGTCAACTTCATCACTTCTGACCATCCAGCGGAGGAAAAGGAATAATCTTTTGCACGTTCCGCCATTGGCAGGGTCGGAAAGCAGGAATTTTAACCCCCGGCTCTTGTCTGTGCAGTTCAATGTGCTGATGAATTTGGCCGCGGCTGGGACGATATTAACATCCGATTGGCGGTATCCGTCTAAAAACAAGCCTTCGAGGCTGCCGAAGCGATTTATGACCCTTTTCAGGTTTTCAAGAAGTATTACAATATCGTTGCTGGTATTAAACCGATATTTGAGCGGAGCGAACAGTTTTTTGTCTTTTGCGGAAAAATTTTTGATAAATTCAGCAGGACTATTGCCCATTTTCCCCAACAGATTTGTCAGGAATTTTGCAATCTGCTCGACCGCACCATACGCGAACATCGCTGCCAAAAAGCCCGCAATCTCCATATCCGATTTGCTTTTGTATCGATAGATGAACTGCAGGGGGTCGGGCGGGATAAATTGCCTGTGATTGTACTTTTCGTACAGGCCTTCGAGTAGAGTTTTAAGTTCCGGAGTCATAATTTAGATAACATATACCAAAAGGCATACCCTGAATACAAGTTTATTGTTCTTGACAGGTCGGTTTTGCCGAAATAGTATTACTCAAACTATGATAATAGATTGCCATACACATTTAAGTTGTATAAGCGGGCAGATAAGCCCTGAAGACCATTTTGCCAGTTCCGGGCAGGCTGACGGGTGTTTTGTGCTTGCCAGTCCTGAAGAATCAAACAAGGGCGCTAATAAAGTCGTCAGCGATTATATTCTGCGGCATACAGATAAAATGTATGGTTTCGCAGTCGTTAATCCTGTAACCGACGACATCAGCAAAAAATACTGGTCGGCCATGAAGAGCGAAATGGGATTCAAAGGCACGGTGCTTTATTGCAGCGGGCAGGGATTTCATCCGGCACATAGTTTGGCGATGCAGTTTTATGAAGTCGCAGAGGAATTGAAATTGCCGGTGTTCTTTCATAATGCTCCGCCATATCACGAAGATGCGGTGCTTGAATACGCTCGGCCTTCGCAGCTCGATGAAATCGCACGCAATTTTAAAGACCTTAATATTATAATCGGCTCAATGGGGCAGCCGTTTACGAGTGAAACGATGTGTATGCTCGGCAAACACGAAAATGTTTTCGGCGATTTGACAATCAATCCGCAGAAAGTCTGGGGAGTTTATAATCTGGTTCTTGCTGCCAATGAAGCGGATGTTTTGGGGAAATTAATCTTCGGCAGCGGACTGCCGTTTGGTAAGCCGCAAAGCTGCATTGAAACGCTGCTTGGATTTAATAAACTTCTTGCCGATACAAATCTTCCGACGGTGCCGCGTGAAAAGATTCGCGAAATAATCGAACGCGATGTTCTTGCACTTTTCGGCTTCGGCAGCAAATAGGACTCTTCGAATGGGCAAGGAACGCTGGTCGAGCAAACTCGGAATAATTCTTGCGGTGGCCGGCAGTGCAATCGGCCTTGGCAATTTTCTCCGCTTTCCAGTTCAGGCCGCGAACAACGGCGGCGGGGCGTTTATGATTCCATATTTCGTCGCGTTGCTGCTGGTTGGACTGCCTTTGATGTGGATTGAGTGGACTATCGGCAGGTTCGGCGGCGGTTTCGGACACAGCACTGCGCCGGGAATTTTTCACACACTCTGGAACAAAAATAAATTCATCAAATATTTCGGCGTCATCGGCATCTTTGGACCAATTATAATTTTTGTTTACTATATTTATATTGAGTCCTGGCTGCTCGGATACAGCGTTTTTGCTATTATCGGTAAATATAACTCCTGCACAAATTCGGAGGCAATGGCTTTGTTTTTGCAGGCTTATCAGGGGCTTGTAAAGAACGAACATTTTTCGAGTATTGCCCCGGCATATTTATTTTTCATTGTAACTTTCGCACTTAACGTTGGCATTATATGTCTTGGCATCAGTAAGGGCATCGAAAAAGTTTGTGAATTTGCGCTGCCGGTGCTGTTTGTTTTCGCGATTATTCTTCTTGTAAGAGTTTTGACGCTCGGTACGCCTGACGCTTCAAAGCCTGAAAATAATGTAATTAACGGGCTTGGGTTTATGTGGAATCCGGACTGGTCTGCGCTCAAAAGCGCGAAGGTCTGGGTCGCGGCGACGGGACAAATTTTTTATACGCTAAGCGTCGGCATCGGCGTGATTATAACTTACGCCAGTTATCTTAAAAAGCAGGACGATGTCGCGCTGTCGGGTTTAGGCGCTGCGGCGACAAACGAATTTGCGGAAGTTATTTTCGGCGGCAGTATCGTAATTACCGCGGCGTTCGTTTTCTTCGGCGCATCGGGTGCGAAAGAAATCGCAGCCAGCGGAGCGTTCAATCTTGGCTTTATAACGATGCCGCTTGTGTTGCAGAAAGTAGCGTTCGGAAATATCTTCGGCTTTATGTGGTTTATGCTTTTGTTTATCGCGGGTATCACTTCTTCGATTTCGCTTGCGCAGCCGGCGGTTGCGTTTCTCGAAGACGAATTTAATTTTACAAAGAAAAAGGCCAGCGGTGTTTTCGCAATCGTAACTTTTGTTTTGTGTCAGCCGGTGATTTTCTTTTTGGGCAGGGGTGTGCTCGACGAACTTGATTTCTGGAGCGTGAGCGTTTGTCTGATTGTGTTCGCGACGGTCGAGGCGATTCTTTTCGCGTGGGTGTTCGGAATGGAAAAGGCGTGGACGGAACTGCACGTCGGGTCGGATATAAGAATTCCGCGAATCTACCGTTTCATTATTAAATATGTTACGCCGATGTTTCTGCTGGGAATGCTGGGGTTCTGGTTCTGGCAGGATTGGCGAGGCATTATCTTAATGAAAAATGTTCCGGCGGAAAATAAGCCTTATATTCTGGCGACGCGAATAGGACTGCTGGTTTTCTTCATGGTGCTTGTTTATCTGGTGTTCCACTCGTGGAGCAAACGACAGAAGAATGGGATGGTGAACGATGCGAATTGATGGCTGGATATTTATGATTGCAAGCTGGCTGATTATTATCGGCTTGTTTGCGTTTACGCTGACAAAAATTCTGCGGGATAAAAACAAGGGCGCATAAAAAAACCGGCGAAAGATTCCGCCGGTTTTGTCGTTACTATCAACTATCAACCAATAACTAACAACTATTTAAAGCCTTTCGGCTGATTTATCTTATACTTCTCAAGGCAGGCCTTTTCAAGGTCAACGCCGTTGATATTCGCCAGCGTACAAAGCCATGCAACAATGTCGGCGAACTCTTCTTCCCTTTCTTTAAGCGTTGTCTTTTCGTCGGCAAGGGCAGTAGCCAACTCGCCAACCTCTTCGACAAACCACATAAAGGTCTTAGGAGTACCACGTTCACTATCTCGCTGCTGGTATCTGTCAGCTATTAGCTGTTGAAAAGCCCTGATATCCATTCGTTGCTAACAGGCAAACTTACTCGGCCAATACTTCGCCAAGTTTTGCAGCGCTGAAGATCTCTCTGACTTTTTCAGTAGCGTTTCTGCAAACCTTTTCCATCTTAAGGCTGAACGGCTCATTGTTTGTCTGCTCTGCTAATTGCAGATGACTGAACAACGGTCCATCGACAGCTTCGATGATTTCCAGCAAAGTGATGTTTTCAGCCGGTCTTGCGAGGAAGAAACCGCCGCGAGGACCTCTCTTGCTGCGAAGGACGTTTGCCCTAACCAGCTGCTGAAGAATTTTCAAAAGATATTCCAGCGGTATGTTATACTGCTTCGAAATCCTTGATGCCAATACAGCGCCTTCCTTGTAATATTGTGCAATATAACCTACTGCTACCAATGCGTAACCTGTTGACCTGCTAATCTTCATTTTTTTTGCCTCCAAAAAAAGAGATTTGTATATTTATTAACTTTATGAGACCTAAAAAGACATATTTAGGTATCTTTACTATAATACTATAATTATAGAGTGAAAGTTCAAAGTTTCCCTGGATATTTTTTAAGTCCTTATTTGACAAGTAGTTGCGAATATATGAAAAAGCCGTATAAGACTGCTGAAAACCCAATAAAACAAGGAAACCAATAAAAACGGTAAATAAACCGGCTTTCTTGTACCAAAAAAGTTTAATCCTTTCAAGAGTTTTTTTTGAAGAAATATAAATATTCTGATACCACAGGCATTTTTTAATATCGCTTTGAACGGTTTGCAAATCATTATGCCAGCTTCGCTAAGCCGCGAATCAAGACCGCAGTTATTTAAGGCCGTTTGTATAACCTCAAAATTTGGGAAACCGGCTGTCTTTGCTTGACTTTTGAATGTTTTTTGCCTACGATTAGTTAACTGACATTTTTTTGGAGTAACAAGTGTTATGGAAGATGTAAAACCTCGCATAAGTATTTACTACGCACAGGACGCGACTGTTATTACCATCACCGATGAGAAAATCCTCGAAGATGAAGACGTCAAGGCGCTTGAGGAATCAATAATACCGCTGGTCGATGGGCCTGTAACGCTTATAATCGACTTCAGCAATGTTCGCTTCCTTTCCAGTGCAGTGCTCGGTCTTTTAATCCGAGTAAGCAAAAAAGCGACAGAGCAAAAAGGCAAATTGCGACTCTGCGGCATCGGCGCACGCATTTTTGAAATCTTCAAAATAACCAGACTCGATGAAATATTCGATATCTACGAAGACGCGAAAAAAGCGATGAGCAGTCTGAAATAATCGTCCAGCCTCAACGGCTGATAATGACATCTTTTGTTTTTGTCGATAACCATATATCTATGTCATTAAAAACCAGTAGTCATGAAAAAATCGTTCTAAAAGGCATAATGTCAGAGCTTCGCCGGACATGCTCCCAAATCCTCTGCAGTGCCAAACAGCTTGGTTATTCGGACGATGATACTTTCGCTGTTCATCTGTCGCTGGAAGAAGCGGTCGTTAATGCCGTTAAACACGGCAACAGAGCCGATTGCAGTAAGAACGTTACAATAGAGTATGACATTACGCCTGAAAAAATCCGTATTACCGTTACGGACGAGGGCGGGGGCTTTGAACCCGGCGATGTCGCCGACCCAAGAGCCGGCGAAAATATATACAAGACAGGGGGAAGGGGTGTATTACTGATAAAGTCCTATATGGATTCGATTGAATACAACCAAAGCGGCAATTCCATCACTATGACGAAAATAAACGGCAAACTTCCAAAACAAGGGGAAATAAGGTAAAGCGATTTGTGGGTTGTGCCGATGTCAGCTTATAACAATTTTTTTCAGGTGGAGCACTTTAGTGTTTAAAAAAATATTGATATTCATAGTGGCGGCCTATGTGCCGACGATAACGGTAATGTTTGCAGGCTGTGCGGAAGAAGATTCCTATACCCCGCAAATCACCGGTTCTGTTCCTACATTGAGACACGATTATTCAAGTTATAGAAGGTCTTACAGCACATACAAACCTTCAACCACGACAAAAACTTACAGCAGTCCTTACAAGGTGGAAAGCGGCAAGAGCGATAAATCAACAGCGTCTTCGCCCTGGGCACCACCTTCCAATGTAGAGAGAAGCTGGAAAGCAATAGTCATTCATCACTCGGCGACAGACACAGGTAATGTCGCGTCAATAGATGACTATCATCGCAATAACAACGGCTGGGATGGAATTGGATATGATTTCATTATCGGTAACGGCTCGGGCTGCGGCAACGGTGAAGTTGATTCGACTTTCCGCTGGACAGGGCAGAAGACCGGCGCTCACTGCAAAACAGATTCATCCAACTGGGCAAACGAAAAAGCTATCGGAATTTGTCTGATTGGCAACTTCAATAAAACAAGACCGTCAAGCAGTCAAATGTCTTCACTTTTAAAACTCGTGCGATTCCTCGCAAAACGATATGATGTGCCGGCAAGCCGAATTTATGGCCATAATACTACGCCGGGCCATAGCACAAAAACAGAGTGTCCGGGCAAAAACTTCTCGATGAGCTACTTAAAAGCAAATCTGTAATAAAATATTTCTATACGACCTTGTGAAAGGGGCGACTTAAAAAATCGCCCTTTTTTATTATGTCATTTCCAAATATAAAGCATTGACTTGCGTTGTTTTTTGACTTAAAAGGTAACGGTTATTTATTTTTTAAGGGAAAAATGATGAAAGCCAAATCGTTATTTTGCATCTCAATTCTGTTCGCAATCCTGTCAATCAATGTTTCCACATATTCTGCCGCAGAACCAGGCGAAATAAAAATTCAGGCAGTCGATAGTCCCAACGATTTTCACTTTGCAATAATGGGCGACAGGAATGGCGGAGAAGAAAAAAGTGTGTTCGCACAGGTAATAAATAAAGTAAATCTAATGTGTCCGGCCTTTGTTGTCAGCGTCGGCGATAATATTCAGGGTTACAACGAGGACCCCAATAAAATATATAAAATGTGGGATGAATACGATTCGCTTATCAAAAAGCTCAACGTGCCTTTCTTAAAAGTTGCCGGCAATCACGATATAACAAACGATATGGCTGCTGAAATTTATCAGAAACGTTTCGGCCGCGCATACTATTACTCAATTTATAAAAATGTTCTGTTCCTGTTCCTTAATACCGATGACCCGTCTGCGAAAATGGACCCGCAGATTTCAAAAGAACTGAACGAAGAAAAACAGCAGTTAAAAGAAATGGGCAAGACGCAGGGGATTACGCCGCAGGGTCTGATGAAACTGCAGCAGTATAAAGACAAGCATCGCAACTTGAGCGGTGCGAAAATATCAGACGCTCAATTCGATTTCTTTAACAAAGTATTGGCCGACAATAACAATGTCCGCTGGACGTTTGTGGCAATGCACAAGCCTGTGTGGAAGCAGACCCAGCCGCCGGCGAACTGGGTCAAGCTCGAAGGCATCCTGAAGAAAAGACAGCATACTGTTATCGCGGGACACGAGCATATCAACTCGTATTATCGGCGGAACAACTCGGACTACATTGTGATGAGTACTTCAGGTGCAGGCCGGCCGCCAAAATCGCTGCCCGGCGTTTATCATCATATACTGTGGGTAACGATGAGCGGCGAAGAGCCGAGTATCGCAAATTTAATGGCTGACGGCATTTTAGAAAAATCCGATATCAAGCCGTTGACAGACGTTAATAGTATGGATGTTAAAAAAATGATAGAAGAATACGAGGGCGGCAAGTAAAAATCAAAATTGCTGATTCGGCCTAATGGCCGAGGAAATTTAATGAAATAATGTTTGCAGTTATTTTCCTGGATTGTAAATTTTACCGCCGAGTGTGGAATACGTTTTCAGAACTGCGGCGGCCTGGTTGCGCAGGACATCACATTGGACGGCGATGCTTCGCTTTTGAAGCTCCTCAATCCAGTTCTTTAATTTTGGCCCTTCATCGAAACCAATACTTCTGGCGTCATGGTCGCTCGCGCCGCAAATTAGAGAACTAATTCCTGACCATGGTATCGCACCATAACACATAGCGCACGGTTCGGTTGACGCGACGAGTTCATATTTTAATTTTCCGCCGTTGCTTAAATCGAAACGATTTAATATTTTTTGAGCCAGTACCAGTGCGACCATTTCAGCGTGTAAAATCGAACAATTCGCCGATTCAACAAGATTAACGCCGGGGGCGATGAGTGTGCCTTTGTCATCGAAAACGGCAGCGGCAAACGGGCCGCCGGTTTTCTCTTTTATGTTCCGCTCGGATAGTTCAATTACAAGTTTCATTCTGTCTTTCATATTCGGCAGGATGATTTTTTCACCGGCGAAATAATTCATAAGCCAGGACGGAAGCGAAATGTTGAAGTTAGGAATAAACATTTTTATTATTTTGAAACGTATTTTTTTATGTTTCTAAACGCCTGACGGAGACGGTTTTCGTTCTCGACAAGCGCAATTCTTACGTAACCTTCGCCATGTTCACCGAAAGCACGGCCGGGCGACATTACGACATTAGCGTTTTCAAGAAGGTCATTCGCGAAATCAATAGAGCCTTTGCCTTTTAAATGTTCTTCAGCAATTTTTGCCCATACGAACATCGAGGCTCTCGGTTTTTCAACCTGCCAGCCGAGCCGATTCAGGCAATCGCAAACAACATCTCTTCGGAACGCATATTTTTTATTTTGCTCGACGACATCGTTTTCACAGTTTCGCATCGCGATAATTCCGGCGATTTGTGCAGCCTGGAAAATGCCGTAATCGTAATATCCCTTTATCGTTGCCAATGCTTCAATCATTGTCGGATTGCCAACGGCAAAACCCATACGCCAGCCGGCCATATTGAACGCCTTGCTCATCGTAGAAAATTCCACGCCGACGTCTTTTGAGCCCTTGACGGAAAGGAAACTCGGTGCCTTATAACCATCAAAGCAAGTATCGCCGTAAGCGAAATCGTGAATGACGGCGATGTGCAATTTTTTGGCGATGTCCACAACATTTTCGAAATAGCTCAAATCATCGACAGTCATAGCTGTCGGATTGTGCGGGAAATTCAGAATCATCATCTTCGGACGCGGATAAAGTTTTTCACAAACGTCTTTGATGTTTTTCAGAGAATCAGTCGTATTGCCAAGCGGAACGGTAACAACGTTTGCGCCGGCAAGCGCGACGGCGTAAATGTGAATCGGGAATGCAGGGTCGCAGACAATGGCGGTGTCGCCGGGGCCGAGCATCGCAAGGCACAAATGACTGAAGCCTTCCTTGCTGCCGATGCAGGCGAGCACTTCCTTGTTCGGGTCGAGTTCGACGCCGTAATTTTTGGCGTACTTGACCGCGACTTCTTTTCTTAAATTATAAATGCCGCGACTGACAGAGTATCGATGGTTACGCGGGTCCTGTGCGGCTTCGCAAAGTTTATCAACGATAACCTTCGGCGTAGGGTCGGACGGATTGCCCATTCCCAAATCTATAACATCTATCTGCTGCTGTCTCTTTGCCAGCTTGAGCGCGTTAAGTCTGCCGAATAAATAAGGCGGCAGTCTTTTAATTCTTTCTGCCGGTTCAATCTTGAAGTTTGTCATTATATTATTGTCCTAATGCCACAGAGTATTAACTATTACTTTAGCCACAGAACTCACAGAGAACACAGAGATTTATTTTTGTATATATTTTTTCTCTGTGAACTGTGTCTTCTGCGGCTTATTATGTTTTCATCGAATCGAGTTCAATGAATGCTATCGGAACGAAAATAAAGATGGGCAGCCAAGCCCATAATTCAGGCATAACCCTGCCTGCGATGGTAATGTCCGCAGCGAAAACTTTACTTATAAAAGTAAGTATGTAACAAAGCGATGTCAATCCAAAACTTACAAATACCGCGGACTTGAGTCCCTTGGGGTCTCTGCATACCAACAGAGGCAGTGAAATCATAAGCATAATGAAGTTTATTATCGGGTCTGTCAACCGGAAATTTTTCTGCGCGTAAAGTCTTGGCATATCCTTGGGATTCTGTTTGGCAAGCCGCATCAAATCATACGAGCTTAATAAATCCATGTGCGTCGATTGCCGGCGGACTGGAATGTCTTTTGGAACCAAATCGCTGGGGCAGGATTGTATCGGCTGATTAGATTTGTCCGACGGTTTGTCCGATATTGTCAGCAGCATTCCGTTTTTCAGAATCCATTCTTTCGCTTTCTCGTTATAACTCGCCGAATCAGCTTTTATAATTCCCGTAACATCCCAGAGCAGCGTGCCCTTTTCTTTTTGCTTTCGCGTAATAATTGTGGGATTAAGGATTGTTTCTTCGGTGACATTATACTGCGGTGAACAGAATAAATTGCCATGACTGTCGTTAAGGAACCACATATCATAATACAACTCTTTGGTGGATGAGTCGTGCGAACGGACGAGTTTGTCGGCCATTGGAGGAATCAAAAATTCCTCGTCAATAATGTGCAATCCTGTAAAGCACAGAGATAACAGCAGAATAGGAGCGATGACTCGCTTGAGACTTACGCCGGAGGCCATAATCGCGGTAAGCTCGTTGTGCTTTGTCATTTTGCCCAGCGAAAATACCGAGGCCACGACCGTAATCATTCCTGCGAAATCACGAAAATACAAAAAGCTGTTCCTGCCGTAATATACCGCGATATTACCCAAAACCTGCGCAGTTGAAATTTCCGCGTTTTCTGTGAACTCGTCAACGTTGACAAAAAGGTCTATCATTATGCGGAGCCCCATCAGCACACAAAAGGAAATTAAATATCCTGTGAGAAAGTTCTTCGCGACATATTTATCAAGTATCTTCATTAACTAAAATCAAATATCAAAATGTAAAAATCAAAATTAAGGCAAGGCCTGTCGGCCTGACTATTTTATATTTAGCTCTTTAGTAATTTCCTGTAAAGCATAAGGGATATAATTGTCAGCAGCGCCAGGCCTGACCACATAAGTATAATACCCATATCGGCGCCGGCGGTCGAGTGCTGATTTTTTGTAATGTTTTTGCCCATCATAATAAAGATAAGCAGCGCGGCCGCGGGAATCGAACTGATGCCGAAAGCGGTGAGCAAATGGCCGCCGCGGAAACGAATGCCAAGCTCTGTGCCGATGAGAATCAGCGTTATGCAGCCGATGCCGAAGACAAGACGCGAATGAATTTCGGCCTTTATTTCAAGAAAGGTTACACTGGTCTTGCGGTTCATTTCCTTGATTAAGGCATCAAGTTTCGGCGAAGGCTTATCAAGAAATTTATGTTCGTTTGCCGTTGCCATTACATCTTCGCCGAGTTTTGCGGCAATTGCATCCGGCAGAGAAAGGTTTTTTGCAGAATAACGCGGCTTGATAAATTCCACGCCGCGATCAATCCATACGGCATTCGGGAAAATGAGAAGTATTTTTTTGCTGGGTCGCGTTTCAGTTTCGCTGGAAAGCTGAAGCACAATTTTTTCGCCGTGGAAATTCTTTTCCAGCTCGTCGGTGCTTTTGTTGTATTCGTAAAGCTCCGCTTTGCCGAGCAGTTCTATTGTTCCGTTCTTCTGGTTCAATACGCTTTGTTCCGCTTTGAAACGGATAACGACATTGTCGCTGCTCAACTGGTATGTCTGGCCTGCTTCCAGAGCGGAGTTTATTTCATTGTTCAGCAGTTCGATAGTCAACTGCTCATAAGCATTATATGCGCATTCTGCGATTGGCGGATATGTAATCGGCGAAAGCTTAATAGCGTTTATCTGCTCGATTTTTCTGAACTTGACGTCA
Protein-coding regions in this window:
- a CDS encoding nucleotide pyrophosphohydrolase; this translates as MDIRAFQQLIADRYQQRDSERGTPKTFMWFVEEVGELATALADEKTTLKEREEEFADIVAWLCTLANINGVDLEKACLEKYKINQPKGFK
- a CDS encoding STAS domain-containing protein gives rise to the protein MEDVKPRISIYYAQDATVITITDEKILEDEDVKALEESIIPLVDGPVTLIIDFSNVRFLSSAVLGLLIRVSKKATEQKGKLRLCGIGARIFEIFKITRLDEIFDIYEDAKKAMSSLK
- a CDS encoding Rrf2 family transcriptional regulator; the protein is MKISRSTGYALVAVGYIAQYYKEGAVLASRISKQYNIPLEYLLKILQQLVRANVLRSKRGPRGGFFLARPAENITLLEIIEAVDGPLFSHLQLAEQTNNEPFSLKMEKVCRNATEKVREIFSAAKLGEVLAE
- a CDS encoding LptF/LptG family permease produces the protein MKILDKYVAKNFLTGYLISFCVLMGLRIMIDLFVNVDEFTENAEISTAQVLGNIAVYYGRNSFLYFRDFAGMITVVASVFSLGKMTKHNELTAIMASGVSLKRVIAPILLLSLCFTGLHIIDEEFLIPPMADKLVRSHDSSTKELYYDMWFLNDSHGNLFCSPQYNVTEETILNPTIITRKQKEKGTLLWDVTGIIKADSASYNEKAKEWILKNGMLLTISDKPSDKSNQPIQSCPSDLVPKDIPVRRQSTHMDLLSSYDLMRLAKQNPKDMPRLYAQKNFRLTDPIINFIMLMISLPLLVCRDPKGLKSAVFVSFGLTSLCYILTFISKVFAADITIAGRVMPELWAWLPIFIFVPIAFIELDSMKT
- a CDS encoding metallophosphoesterase, which codes for MMKAKSLFCISILFAILSINVSTYSAAEPGEIKIQAVDSPNDFHFAIMGDRNGGEEKSVFAQVINKVNLMCPAFVVSVGDNIQGYNEDPNKIYKMWDEYDSLIKKLNVPFLKVAGNHDITNDMAAEIYQKRFGRAYYYSIYKNVLFLFLNTDDPSAKMDPQISKELNEEKQQLKEMGKTQGITPQGLMKLQQYKDKHRNLSGAKISDAQFDFFNKVLADNNNVRWTFVAMHKPVWKQTQPPANWVKLEGILKKRQHTVIAGHEHINSYYRRNNSDYIVMSTSGAGRPPKSLPGVYHHILWVTMSGEEPSIANLMADGILEKSDIKPLTDVNSMDVKKMIEEYEGGK
- a CDS encoding peptidoglycan recognition protein family protein, giving the protein MFKKILIFIVAAYVPTITVMFAGCAEEDSYTPQITGSVPTLRHDYSSYRRSYSTYKPSTTTKTYSSPYKVESGKSDKSTASSPWAPPSNVERSWKAIVIHHSATDTGNVASIDDYHRNNNGWDGIGYDFIIGNGSGCGNGEVDSTFRWTGQKTGAHCKTDSSNWANEKAIGICLIGNFNKTRPSSSQMSSLLKLVRFLAKRYDVPASRIYGHNTTPGHSTKTECPGKNFSMSYLKANL
- a CDS encoding nucleoside deaminase, whose translation is MFIPNFNISLPSWLMNYFAGEKIILPNMKDRMKLVIELSERNIKEKTGGPFAAAVFDDKGTLIAPGVNLVESANCSILHAEMVALVLAQKILNRFDLSNGGKLKYELVASTEPCAMCYGAIPWSGISSLICGASDHDARSIGFDEGPKLKNWIEELQKRSIAVQCDVLRNQAAAVLKTYSTLGGKIYNPGK
- a CDS encoding aminotransferase class I/II-fold pyridoxal phosphate-dependent enzyme — protein: MTNFKIEPAERIKRLPPYLFGRLNALKLAKRQQQIDVIDLGMGNPSDPTPKVIVDKLCEAAQDPRNHRYSVSRGIYNLRKEVAVKYAKNYGVELDPNKEVLACIGSKEGFSHLCLAMLGPGDTAIVCDPAFPIHIYAVALAGANVVTVPLGNTTDSLKNIKDVCEKLYPRPKMMILNFPHNPTAMTVDDLSYFENVVDIAKKLHIAVIHDFAYGDTCFDGYKAPSFLSVKGSKDVGVEFSTMSKAFNMAGWRMGFAVGNPTMIEALATIKGYYDYGIFQAAQIAGIIAMRNCENDVVEQNKKYAFRRDVVCDCLNRLGWQVEKPRASMFVWAKIAEEHLKGKGSIDFANDLLENANVVMSPGRAFGEHGEGYVRIALVENENRLRQAFRNIKKYVSK
- a CDS encoding ATP-binding protein; translation: MTSFVFVDNHISMSLKTSSHEKIVLKGIMSELRRTCSQILCSAKQLGYSDDDTFAVHLSLEEAVVNAVKHGNRADCSKNVTIEYDITPEKIRITVTDEGGGFEPGDVADPRAGENIYKTGGRGVLLIKSYMDSIEYNQSGNSITMTKINGKLPKQGEIR
- a CDS encoding TIGR02757 family protein — encoded protein: MTPELKTLLEGLYEKYNHRQFIPPDPLQFIYRYKSKSDMEIAGFLAAMFAYGAVEQIAKFLTNLLGKMGNSPAEFIKNFSAKDKKLFAPLKYRFNTSNDIVILLENLKRVINRFGSLEGLFLDGYRQSDVNIVPAAAKFISTLNCTDKSRGLKFLLSDPANGGTCKRLFLFLRWMVRSDEVDVGLWKKIDKSKLVVPVDVHMGRLSKIVGLHNKKTYNLKTAIEITGKFAEISPDDPVKYDFALCRIGILENCTGKQNNYCPKCELAGFCHRKALKK
- a CDS encoding sodium-dependent transporter, encoding MGKERWSSKLGIILAVAGSAIGLGNFLRFPVQAANNGGGAFMIPYFVALLLVGLPLMWIEWTIGRFGGGFGHSTAPGIFHTLWNKNKFIKYFGVIGIFGPIIIFVYYIYIESWLLGYSVFAIIGKYNSCTNSEAMALFLQAYQGLVKNEHFSSIAPAYLFFIVTFALNVGIICLGISKGIEKVCEFALPVLFVFAIILLVRVLTLGTPDASKPENNVINGLGFMWNPDWSALKSAKVWVAATGQIFYTLSVGIGVIITYASYLKKQDDVALSGLGAAATNEFAEVIFGGSIVITAAFVFFGASGAKEIAASGAFNLGFITMPLVLQKVAFGNIFGFMWFMLLFIAGITSSISLAQPAVAFLEDEFNFTKKKASGVFAIVTFVLCQPVIFFLGRGVLDELDFWSVSVCLIVFATVEAILFAWVFGMEKAWTELHVGSDIRIPRIYRFIIKYVTPMFLLGMLGFWFWQDWRGIILMKNVPAENKPYILATRIGLLVFFMVLVYLVFHSWSKRQKNGMVNDAN
- a CDS encoding amidohydrolase family protein, whose amino-acid sequence is MIIDCHTHLSCISGQISPEDHFASSGQADGCFVLASPEESNKGANKVVSDYILRHTDKMYGFAVVNPVTDDISKKYWSAMKSEMGFKGTVLYCSGQGFHPAHSLAMQFYEVAEELKLPVFFHNAPPYHEDAVLEYARPSQLDEIARNFKDLNIIIGSMGQPFTSETMCMLGKHENVFGDLTINPQKVWGVYNLVLAANEADVLGKLIFGSGLPFGKPQSCIETLLGFNKLLADTNLPTVPREKIREIIERDVLALFGFGSK